In the Syngnathus scovelli strain Florida chromosome 16, RoL_Ssco_1.2, whole genome shotgun sequence genome, one interval contains:
- the LOC125984011 gene encoding myeloid-associated differentiation marker-like protein 2, which yields MDAHGGHYLDKKAVLSPLGAARMCQLLFGSAIIALVSHNAGYSATYGYFCMFTWCFCFAVTLVIFSLDITRLHVCMPISWDNLTVAFAMLATLMYITASVVYPVYFLDVDCPDEGCEEQAYRIAVTVVSSVCVFPYAAEVFITRAKPGAVVGYMATVSGLLKVVQGFVACIIFGALDNYSEYENYAATEYCVVVYSLCFSITVLVIMVTISGRTSSLRFAFDRFVVVYTFMAVILYLSTALVWPIFSFDKKYSVTMRPEVCPRGKCPWDSKMVVAVFTNVNLILYFVDLIYSQRIRFISNAAV from the coding sequence ATGGATGCTCACGGTGGACACTACCTGGACAAAAAGGCCGTATTGTCACCTTTAGGTGCGGCGCGAATGTGCCAACTGCTCTTTGGCTCGGCCATCATCGCCCTTGTGTCGCACAACGCAGGCTACAGCGCCACCTATGGATACTTCTGCATGTTTACGTGGTGCTTCTGCTTTGCTGTCACCCTGGTGATATTCAGCCTGGACATCACACGACTCCACGTCTGCATGCCCATCTCGTGGGACAACTTGACGGTGGCTTTCGCCATGCTGGCGACACTCATGTATATCACTGCCTCCGTGGTGTACCCCGTCTACTTCCTGGATGTGGACTGCCCCGACGAGGGCTGTGAGGAGCAAGCCTACCGCATTGCCGTAACCGTCGTCTCCAGCGTCTGCGTCTTCCCGTACGCCGCCGAAGTGTTCATAACTCGCGCCAAACCGGGCGCCGTGGTGGGATACATGGCAACGGTGTCCGGTCTGCTCAAGGTGGTCCAGGGATTTGTGGCCTGCATTATTTTCGGAGCGTTGGACAATTACAGCGAGTACGAAAACTACGCGGCCACTGAGTACTGTGTGGTGGTGTACAGTCTGTGCTTCTCCATCACTGTGCTTGTGATCATGGTGACAATATCTGGCAGGACGTCTTCCCTACGGTTCGCATTTGATCGCTTCGTCGTCGTCTACACCTTCATGGCTGTGATTCTCTACCTCAGCACCGCACTGGTTTGGCCCATCTTCAGCTTTGATAAGAAGTACAGCGTGACGATGCGTCCGGAGGTGTGTCCGCGTGGAAAATGCCCTTGGGACAGCAAGATGGTGGTAGCCGTGTTCACCAACGTCAACCTCATTCTTTACTTTGTTGACCTGATCTACTCACAAAGGATTCGCTTCATCTCCAATGCTGCTGTCTGA